In Clostridium swellfunianum, a genomic segment contains:
- a CDS encoding D-alanyl-D-alanine carboxypeptidase family protein, which produces MKRLINFFLSITLCISLTGVKVYAKDSEPTVSADSAVLMDAETGTVLYSKNMNNAYPPASTTKVMTTLLTLEKTKMDDVVTVGKKVPYVEGSKIGIAEGEEIKVKDLLYGLILMSGNDCAEALAEHIGGSLEGFAAMMNQKAKELGCENTNFANPSGLYDSNHKTSAKDLALIMREAAKYSEYRDIASTFAYKIPATNKHPEGINLGNENKLLNKNSKYYYPGAEAGKTGYTVQSLHSYVASANKNGQRLIVALVHDKEKMFYEDTKKLFDYGFKNFELVKLYSKGDIVDTITDGDLKVPLTASDNYFYVKEKGSLDTPKMDIEKVVLTDKSFKIGDKLTEASMTLEDKKLPKLQLQSGVDHEIKSIFNSTVAASKSENKNIIYLFGAFLGLSIIVIAAILKKSRKRRSIYK; this is translated from the coding sequence ATGAAACGATTAATAAATTTCTTTTTATCAATTACGTTATGTATTTCTTTAACGGGAGTAAAAGTTTACGCGAAGGATTCAGAGCCTACAGTTTCCGCTGATAGTGCAGTTTTAATGGATGCTGAAACAGGCACTGTTTTATATTCCAAAAATATGAACAATGCTTATCCTCCAGCTTCGACCACAAAAGTAATGACAACTCTTTTAACTTTAGAAAAAACTAAGATGGATGATGTTGTTACAGTAGGAAAAAAAGTTCCTTATGTTGAAGGCAGCAAAATCGGTATTGCTGAAGGTGAAGAAATTAAAGTTAAGGATCTATTATACGGATTAATACTCATGTCTGGAAATGACTGCGCAGAAGCTCTTGCTGAGCATATAGGTGGTTCCCTGGAGGGCTTTGCTGCAATGATGAATCAAAAGGCAAAGGAGCTTGGCTGTGAAAATACAAACTTCGCTAATCCAAGCGGTTTGTATGATTCAAACCACAAAACCTCCGCAAAGGACTTAGCTCTTATAATGAGAGAAGCTGCAAAATATTCTGAGTACAGAGATATCGCTTCTACCTTTGCTTATAAAATTCCAGCAACAAACAAACATCCGGAAGGGATAAATCTTGGAAATGAGAATAAGCTTCTAAATAAAAATTCTAAATATTATTATCCAGGTGCTGAGGCAGGCAAAACAGGCTATACTGTTCAATCTCTTCACTCCTATGTAGCCAGCGCCAATAAAAATGGTCAAAGATTGATTGTTGCCTTAGTTCACGACAAGGAAAAAATGTTTTATGAGGATACTAAAAAACTGTTTGATTACGGCTTTAAAAATTTTGAACTTGTTAAACTTTATAGTAAAGGCGATATTGTGGATACCATCACAGATGGCGACCTTAAGGTTCCACTAACTGCCTCAGATAATTATTTTTATGTTAAAGAAAAGGGCTCTCTAGATACACCTAAGATGGACATTGAAAAAGTAGTCCTTACAGACAAATCCTTTAAAATTGGTGATAAGCTTACAGAAGCTTCAATGACTCTTGAGGATAAGAAATTGCCAAAGCTTCAGCTACAGAGCGGGGTTGACCACGAAATAAAATCAATCTTTAATTCTACTGTGGCAGCTTCTAAAAGCGAAAATAAAAATATCATTTATCTATTTGGTGCATTTCTTGGGTTATCAATAATAGTGATTGCAGCTATACTTAAAAAATCTAGAAAAAGACGCTCAATATACAAATAA
- a CDS encoding RluA family pseudouridine synthase, whose product MSSKLVYKVEADDNNVKLREYLRRVAQLSGRLIKGAAMQGRIEVNNKRAKLNHVLKQGDVITFEVNKEESQNIEPEKIDISIAYEDSDVIVVNKAPNMVVHPTKSYPTGTLANGLLYYFREKGENTIVRLVSRLDMDTSGLIIIAKNQFSHMALARDMQNEEFEKSYMAVVHGHLSEKKGTIDLPIYRQTDDSIRRVVDERGQRSVTHYEVLESYEEGELVKLTLETGRTHQIRVHLSHLGHPIYGDNLYGVEGDSHLIGRQALHAYKLAFPHPRTGEVINLETELPKDMKELLIQISR is encoded by the coding sequence ATGAGCAGCAAGTTAGTATACAAAGTAGAAGCAGATGACAATAACGTAAAGCTTAGAGAGTATTTAAGAAGAGTAGCACAACTTTCTGGAAGGCTTATTAAAGGTGCTGCCATGCAGGGCAGAATAGAGGTTAATAATAAGAGAGCTAAGTTAAATCATGTGCTGAAGCAGGGAGACGTAATAACCTTTGAGGTAAATAAAGAGGAAAGCCAAAATATTGAGCCTGAAAAAATAGATATAAGCATTGCCTATGAAGACAGTGATGTTATTGTTGTAAACAAGGCTCCTAACATGGTGGTGCACCCAACAAAAAGCTATCCAACTGGAACTTTAGCAAATGGCCTTTTATACTATTTTAGAGAAAAGGGTGAAAATACTATAGTAAGGCTTGTAAGCCGTCTTGACATGGATACTTCAGGACTTATAATAATAGCTAAAAATCAGTTTTCCCATATGGCTCTAGCAAGGGACATGCAGAATGAAGAGTTTGAAAAAAGCTATATGGCTGTAGTTCATGGGCACTTGTCAGAGAAAAAGGGTACCATAGATCTTCCTATATACAGGCAAACAGACGACAGCATAAGAAGAGTGGTAGACGAGAGAGGCCAAAGAAGTGTAACTCATTATGAGGTTTTGGAAAGCTATGAAGAGGGTGAGCTTGTTAAACTTACTTTGGAAACAGGAAGAACCCATCAAATAAGGGTTCACTTAAGCCATTTAGGACATCCTATTTATGGAGACAATCTCTATGGTGTGGAAGGAGACAGCCATCTTATTGGAAGGCAGGCTCTTCATGCTTACAAATTAGCTTTTCCTCACCCAAGAACAGGTGAGGTAATAAATTTAGAAACTGAGCTTCCAAAGGATATGAAGGAGCTTCTTATACAAATAAGCAGGTAA